From a single Columba livia isolate bColLiv1 breed racing homer chromosome 19, bColLiv1.pat.W.v2, whole genome shotgun sequence genomic region:
- the ODF2 gene encoding outer dense fiber protein 2 isoform X1, producing MKNRSSSPPLHVHVDENTPVHVHIKKGQKTTPAKRQSKHKQKMKGDTVNVCRSVRAKTKAPWVPPGKTSVHESTCKWEGPTHRLEITPPDSEKLLSVLRLSDLSTDEEDAVCGKMNEYERKINSLMNTVGTLKNEVKLQKREDQQQMAKRLLEEQKEELNEVSQELAETEHENIVLRRNIERIKEEKELTMLQKKYLLEEKECLMTKLSEAERDGAAAGRQILALKNTIERLNKEKHMSSSDINALIRQKELLLQKLSTFEESNQTLRDLLREQQNREKEAQKVLERQRTLLKMLDDSDAEKAELQFRLQEKVKQVDNLTAEIQSEKDQARTASELSKSMEAVRGHLQAQLRNKEAENNRLTIRIQNLERSEAQHKAEVDSIMEQLKDLRQKGDRDKEALKKAVRAQKERAEQSEEYAEQLSAQLAEKDNYVAEALSTMESWRGRYNKVVKDKGDLEMELVTLNSRVEDLQQQQTVLEEKMREDRDALMDKLNQQATETAAFKMENEKLKANVGPVEEKLTQAQNEVEELKNSVKNYEGLIETYKSQLLKNRMETDELMAKLEQCDKENKTLREEMNKGVDQARKQYENQLTELEKLPDILKITETQLAQCQDQLQSYEKKNMELSVMIADLRQRIELQGDKMEMTRERYQSAQEEKKQLTLKVEELERKLETTNAQNIEFLQVIAKREESIHQYQLRLEEKSRECSSLARQLEMAIEDAKRQVEQARERATSRERAAQSKMLDLETQLSRNKTELNQLRRSKDDAERRYESRLQDLKDRLEQSESTNRSMQNYVQFLKSSYANVFGESAFLGSPSRSRASP from the exons ATGAAGAACCGTTCCTCATCTCCCCCTTTGCACGTCCATGTGGATGAAAACACCCCTGTCCATGTCCATATTAAAAAGGGTCAGAAAACCACCCCTGCAAAACGCCAG tcaaaacacaagcagaaaatgaaaggagatACCGTGAATGTGTGCCGATCTGTCCGGGCGAAAACTAAGGCCCCATGGGTGCCCCCAGGCAAAACATCTGTCCATGAGTCCACCTGCAAGTGGGAG GGACCAACTCACCGCCTAGAAATTACACCTCCAGACTCAGAAAAATTGCTGTCAGTATTGCGCCTGAGTGACCTCTCTACAGATGAGGAGGACGCTGTTTGTGGCAAAATGAATGAATacgaaaggaaaataaacagcctGATGAACACGGTGGGAACACTGAAGAATGAG GTCAAGCTGCAAAAAAGGGAGGACCAGCAGCAAATGGCAAAGCGTCTCCTTGAGGAGCAGAAAGAAGAACTGAATGAGGTCTCGCAAGAGCTGGCAGAAACAGAACACGAGAATATAGTGCTCAGGCGCAATATCGAGCGtataaaggaagagaaagaactgACTAT GCTACAGAAGAAATACTTGCTGGAAGAGAAGGAGTGTTTGATGACCAAGCTGAGCGAGGCAGAGAGAGATGGAGCAGCCGCAGGCAGGCAGatccttgccttgaaaaatacAATCGAGAGACTCAACAAG gaGAAACACATGAGCAGTTCAGACATTAACGCACTGATAAGACAAAAAGAGCTTTTGCTCCAGAAATTGAGCACCTTCGAAGAAAGCAACCAGACACTACGAGACCTTCTCAGAGAGCAGCAGAACCGGGAG AAGGAAGCTCAGAAGGTTCTGGAGCGTCAGAGAACGCTGCTCAAAATGCTGGATGACTCAGATGCAGAGAAAGCG gaACTTCAGTTTAGGCTACAGGAGAAAGTAAAACAAGTGGATAATCTCACCGCTGAGATACAATCAGAAAAG GACCAGGCAAGGACGGCATCTGAACTCTCCAAATCTATGGAGGCTGTGAGAGGCCATTTACAAGCGCAGCTGCGAAATAAGGAAGCGGAGAACAACCGGCTGACCATCCGGATACAG AACCTGGAGCGCAGTGAAGCTCAGCATAAGGCGGAGGTGGACTCTATCATGGAACAACTGAAAGACCTCAGGCAGAAGGGAGACCGTGATAAAGAGGCCCTGAAAAAAGCCGTCCGTGCCCAAAAAGAGCGGGCAGAGCAGAGTGAAGAGTATGCAGAGCAATTGTCTGCCCAGCTAGCAGAGAAG GACAATTACGTTGCTGAGGCGCTGTCAACGATGGAGTCCTGGAGGGGCCGCTACAACAAAGTAGTAAAGGACAAGGGTGACCTCGAAATGGAACTCGTGACGCTGAACAG CCGTGTTGAAGACCTGCAGCAACAGCAAACGGTCCTGGAGGAGAAGATGAGGGAGGACAGAGATGCTTTGATGGACAAATTGAACCAACAGGCTACGGAGACAGCTGCCTTCAAAATGGAGAATGAAAAGCTAAAG gctAATGTGGGCCCAGTAGAAGAAAAGCTGACCCAAGCGCAGAATGAAGTGGAGGAGCTCAAGAACTCTGTCAAGAACTATGAAGGGTTGATCGAAACCTACAAGTCACAG CTGTTGAAGAACCGAATGGAAACAGATGAATTGATGGCGAAGCTGGAGCAGTGTGATAAAGAGAACAAGACCCTGAGGGAGGAAATGAACAAGGGGGTTGATCAG GCGCGTAAGCAGTATGAGAACCAGCTTACTGAGCTGGAGAAGCTTCCTGACATCCTTAAGATCACAGAGACACAGCTGGCACAATGTCAGGACCAGCTTCAGAGTTACGAGAAGAAGAACATGGAGCTGTCTGTCATGATCGCAGACCTTCGTCAGCGG ATTGAGCTCCAGGGAGACAAAATGGAGATGACAAGAGAGAGGTATCAGTCTGcccaggaggagaaaaagcagcTCACCTTGAAGGTGGAGGAGCTAGAAAG AAAACTAGAGACAACGAATGCCCAGAACATAGAATTCCTTCAGGTCATAGCAAAACGTGAGGAGTCGATCCACCAGTATCAGTTGCGGTTagaggagaagagccgagaatGCAGCTCCTTGGCACGTCAGCTGGAAATGGCCATCGAGGATGCCAAAAGACAA GTGGAACAAGCTCGAGAACGAGCAACGTCTAGAGAGAGAGCAGCCCAGTCCAAGATGTTGGACTTGGAGACGCAGCTGAGTAGGAATAAAACCGAGCTGAACCAGTTGCGTCGGAGCAAAGACGAT GCAGAGCGCCGATACGAAAGCCGCTTACAGGATTTAAAGGATCGCTTGGAGCAGTCGGAGAGCACCAACCGCAGCATGCAGAACTACGTCCAGTTCCTCAAGTCTTCCTACGCCAACGTTTTTGGAGAAAGTGCCTTCCTGGGCTCCCCCAGCCGCTCTCGTGCTTCTCCATGA
- the BBLN gene encoding bublin coiled-coil protein, with protein sequence MSGPNGDPHVPAGGSGDEDGDSFGEEEYAAINSMLDQINSCLDHLEEKNDHLHACLRELLESNRQTRLEFQQQSKQQHTEPHVQGSQPPV encoded by the exons ATGTCGGGGCCCAACGGGGACCCGCACGTGCcggcgggcggcagcggcgACGAGGACGGGGACAGTTTCGGGGAGGAAG AATATGCAGCAATAAACTCCATGCTGGACCAGATCAACTCTTGCTTGGATCACCTGGAGGAGAAGAATGATCATCTACACGCCTGCTTGAGAGAACTGCTGGAGTCCAACCGCCAGACGCGCCTGGagttccagcagcagagcaagcaGCAGCACACGGAACCCCATGTGCAGGGCTCACAGCCTCCTGTCTAG
- the ODF2 gene encoding outer dense fiber protein 2 isoform X3 → MGEPRPLAARRRLRKCGSPSCPWCSGAALRAVHGCGTLVRRSQAADEELLRRQRLRYPTYTSDDVASGSAQNTLSRRAKSLKSASKHKQKMKGDTVNVCRSVRAKTKAPWVPPGKTSVHESTCKWEGPTHRLEITPPDSEKLLSVLRLSDLSTDEEDAVCGKMNEYERKINSLMNTVGTLKNEVKLQKREDQQQMAKRLLEEQKEELNEVSQELAETEHENIVLRRNIERIKEEKELTMLQKKYLLEEKECLMTKLSEAERDGAAAGRQILALKNTIERLNKEKHMSSSDINALIRQKELLLQKLSTFEESNQTLRDLLREQQNREKEAQKVLERQRTLLKMLDDSDAEKAELQFRLQEKVKQVDNLTAEIQSEKDQARTASELSKSMEAVRGHLQAQLRNKEAENNRLTIRIQNLERSEAQHKAEVDSIMEQLKDLRQKGDRDKEALKKAVRAQKERAEQSEEYAEQLSAQLAEKDNYVAEALSTMESWRGRYNKVVKDKGDLEMELVTLNSRVEDLQQQQTVLEEKMREDRDALMDKLNQQATETAAFKMENEKLKANVGPVEEKLTQAQNEVEELKNSVKNYEGLIETYKSQLLKNRMETDELMAKLEQCDKENKTLREEMNKGVDQARKQYENQLTELEKLPDILKITETQLAQCQDQLQSYEKKNMELSVMIADLRQRIELQGDKMEMTRERYQSAQEEKKQLTLKVEELERKLETTNAQNIEFLQVIAKREESIHQYQLRLEEKSRECSSLARQLEMAIEDAKRQVEQARERATSRERAAQSKMLDLETQLSRNKTELNQLRRSKDDAERRYESRLQDLKDRLEQSESTNRSMQNYVQFLKSSYANVFGESAFLGSPSRSRASP, encoded by the exons ATGGGGGAGCCGCGCCCGCTGGCGGCTCGGCGGCGGCTCCGGaagtgcggcagcccctcctgcccctgGTGCAGCGGCGCGGCGCTGCGGGCCGTCCATGGCTGCGGCACCCTCGTCCGCCGCTCCCAAGCCGCCGACGAAGAACTCCTGAGGCGGCAGCGGCTGCG GTATCCCACATACACCAGCGATGATGTGGCTTCAGGCTCTGCACAGAACACGTTGTCCAGAAGAGCTAAAAGCCTGAAATCAGCT tcaaaacacaagcagaaaatgaaaggagatACCGTGAATGTGTGCCGATCTGTCCGGGCGAAAACTAAGGCCCCATGGGTGCCCCCAGGCAAAACATCTGTCCATGAGTCCACCTGCAAGTGGGAG GGACCAACTCACCGCCTAGAAATTACACCTCCAGACTCAGAAAAATTGCTGTCAGTATTGCGCCTGAGTGACCTCTCTACAGATGAGGAGGACGCTGTTTGTGGCAAAATGAATGAATacgaaaggaaaataaacagcctGATGAACACGGTGGGAACACTGAAGAATGAG GTCAAGCTGCAAAAAAGGGAGGACCAGCAGCAAATGGCAAAGCGTCTCCTTGAGGAGCAGAAAGAAGAACTGAATGAGGTCTCGCAAGAGCTGGCAGAAACAGAACACGAGAATATAGTGCTCAGGCGCAATATCGAGCGtataaaggaagagaaagaactgACTAT GCTACAGAAGAAATACTTGCTGGAAGAGAAGGAGTGTTTGATGACCAAGCTGAGCGAGGCAGAGAGAGATGGAGCAGCCGCAGGCAGGCAGatccttgccttgaaaaatacAATCGAGAGACTCAACAAG gaGAAACACATGAGCAGTTCAGACATTAACGCACTGATAAGACAAAAAGAGCTTTTGCTCCAGAAATTGAGCACCTTCGAAGAAAGCAACCAGACACTACGAGACCTTCTCAGAGAGCAGCAGAACCGGGAG AAGGAAGCTCAGAAGGTTCTGGAGCGTCAGAGAACGCTGCTCAAAATGCTGGATGACTCAGATGCAGAGAAAGCG gaACTTCAGTTTAGGCTACAGGAGAAAGTAAAACAAGTGGATAATCTCACCGCTGAGATACAATCAGAAAAG GACCAGGCAAGGACGGCATCTGAACTCTCCAAATCTATGGAGGCTGTGAGAGGCCATTTACAAGCGCAGCTGCGAAATAAGGAAGCGGAGAACAACCGGCTGACCATCCGGATACAG AACCTGGAGCGCAGTGAAGCTCAGCATAAGGCGGAGGTGGACTCTATCATGGAACAACTGAAAGACCTCAGGCAGAAGGGAGACCGTGATAAAGAGGCCCTGAAAAAAGCCGTCCGTGCCCAAAAAGAGCGGGCAGAGCAGAGTGAAGAGTATGCAGAGCAATTGTCTGCCCAGCTAGCAGAGAAG GACAATTACGTTGCTGAGGCGCTGTCAACGATGGAGTCCTGGAGGGGCCGCTACAACAAAGTAGTAAAGGACAAGGGTGACCTCGAAATGGAACTCGTGACGCTGAACAG CCGTGTTGAAGACCTGCAGCAACAGCAAACGGTCCTGGAGGAGAAGATGAGGGAGGACAGAGATGCTTTGATGGACAAATTGAACCAACAGGCTACGGAGACAGCTGCCTTCAAAATGGAGAATGAAAAGCTAAAG gctAATGTGGGCCCAGTAGAAGAAAAGCTGACCCAAGCGCAGAATGAAGTGGAGGAGCTCAAGAACTCTGTCAAGAACTATGAAGGGTTGATCGAAACCTACAAGTCACAG CTGTTGAAGAACCGAATGGAAACAGATGAATTGATGGCGAAGCTGGAGCAGTGTGATAAAGAGAACAAGACCCTGAGGGAGGAAATGAACAAGGGGGTTGATCAG GCGCGTAAGCAGTATGAGAACCAGCTTACTGAGCTGGAGAAGCTTCCTGACATCCTTAAGATCACAGAGACACAGCTGGCACAATGTCAGGACCAGCTTCAGAGTTACGAGAAGAAGAACATGGAGCTGTCTGTCATGATCGCAGACCTTCGTCAGCGG ATTGAGCTCCAGGGAGACAAAATGGAGATGACAAGAGAGAGGTATCAGTCTGcccaggaggagaaaaagcagcTCACCTTGAAGGTGGAGGAGCTAGAAAG AAAACTAGAGACAACGAATGCCCAGAACATAGAATTCCTTCAGGTCATAGCAAAACGTGAGGAGTCGATCCACCAGTATCAGTTGCGGTTagaggagaagagccgagaatGCAGCTCCTTGGCACGTCAGCTGGAAATGGCCATCGAGGATGCCAAAAGACAA GTGGAACAAGCTCGAGAACGAGCAACGTCTAGAGAGAGAGCAGCCCAGTCCAAGATGTTGGACTTGGAGACGCAGCTGAGTAGGAATAAAACCGAGCTGAACCAGTTGCGTCGGAGCAAAGACGAT GCAGAGCGCCGATACGAAAGCCGCTTACAGGATTTAAAGGATCGCTTGGAGCAGTCGGAGAGCACCAACCGCAGCATGCAGAACTACGTCCAGTTCCTCAAGTCTTCCTACGCCAACGTTTTTGGAGAAAGTGCCTTCCTGGGCTCCCCCAGCCGCTCTCGTGCTTCTCCATGA
- the CIZ1 gene encoding cip1-interacting zinc finger protein, with amino-acid sequence MFNQQQFQQQLLQLQHLLQQQHHHHPPAQQGGRGLPPPQQQQMLSLRATNQPSLLNANPMLQRALLMQQMQGNLRGFNMTAPALQQFFPQATRHSLLGPPPVGVSLKPRLGFPNLPFQRQNRTFRKDFQRGPDRKRELDPGSSSQTQGDEKMEIPEVVPAGSEQNNSSPWTEPRNPTESGLNTEPAAKRLRSVAEESALEDATESKEARQSSAHVRADDNAKEYTAEDLSKERKFSEEPKAPEVLSSGGSLKVTIQQSSESRAISTTALKPGHWTCEVGAADPGPESVLKFYCYICKTNCCSQQNFQSHMAGIQHQQRLGEIQHMSNVCFVSLLPMVKEQKVLAEKDGETQQRWCNTCQIHFTGDLIKHRRTPEHKLAKRSLRPFCTVCSRHFKTPRKFVEHMKSPEHKQKAKEVRLGEKEVGSPEDSEELITVDAVGCFEDDEEDEEEEEGGTGEEEDLDVALIENEDSAAKQTGLKEVSLEDYEGSEKYCPDTAYGLDFLVPVAGYLCRLCHKFYHSDSAARLAHCKSLMHFENFQRYKAARHRAVAACPEAPLHSQGSSSQLLDDPKQPPAAAADTRKKMNDNYGIGKEGAELSALQEQALRAAEGKGELAASVAGGKSLAGVTDDVAGIMVVEEENLQEESKSTAISANWPLAEENRAVGGLLGHAVSEEEEARQREGADDCHDPEDGGGLGQNEAADAGQEAEPSSLAKGETGSLTSAGCRRSTRRKPR; translated from the exons GAAACCTGCGTGGATTTAACATGACAGCGCCAGCACTGCAGCAGTTTTTCCCTCAGGCTACAAGACATTCCCTCCTGGGGCCACCACCTGTTGGGGTCTCATTGAAGCCTCGGCTGGGCTTCCCCAACCTTCCCTTCCAGCGGCAGAACCGGACCTTCCGCAAG GACTTCCAGAGGGGCCCTGACAGGAAGCGGGAACTGGATCCTGGTTCTTCATCTCAGACACAGGGtgatgagaaaatggaaatcCCAGAGGTGGTGCCAGCAGGGTCAGAGCAGAACAACTCCTCACCATGGACGG AGCCAAGAAATCCAACAGAATCTGGGTTGAACACTGAGCCTGCAGCAAAAAGACTGAGGAG TGTGGCTGAGGAGTCTGCATTAGAGGATGCAACAGAGAGCAAGGAAGCAAGACAGTCAAGCGCCCATGTCCGAGCTGATG ACAATGCAAAGGAGTACACAGCTGAAGATCTCTCTAAAGAGAGGAAATTCTCTGAGGAACCAAAGGCTCCTGAG GTGTTGAGCTCTGGAGGTTCCCTGAAAGTGACTATCCAGCAGAGCAGCGAGAGCAGAGCTATCAGTACAACAGCTCTGAAACCAGGGCACTGGACCTGCGAGGTGGGCGCAGCTGATCCCGGCCCTGAATCCGTCCTTAAATTCTACTGTTATATCTGCAAGACCAACTGCTGCAGTCAGCAG AATTTCCAATCCCACATGGCTGGAATTCAGCACCAGCAGCGACTTGGGGAGATTCAGCACATGAgcaatgtttgttttgtttcactgcTGCCCATGGTGAAGGAGCAGAAGGTGCTGGCAGAGAAAGATGG AGAGACCCAGCAGCGATGGTGTAACACTTGTCAGATACACTTTACAGGGGATCTAATCAAACATCGCAGGACCCCAGAACACAAG CTGGCCAAACGTTCGCTTCGTCCTTTCTGCACTGTCTGCAGCCGCCACTTCAAGACCCCTCGCAAGTTTGTGGAACATATGAAGTCCCCTGAGCACaaacagaaagccaaagag GTGAGGCTAGGAGAGAAGGAGGTGGGCAGCCCAGAAGATTCAGAGGAGTTGATCACAGTGGATGCCGTGGGCTGTTTTGAAGATGAtgaggaggacgaggaggaagaggaggggggaACTGGTGAGGAGGAAGACCTTGATGTAGCACTGATAGAGAATGAGGATTCTGCTGCCAAGCAG ACTGGGCTGAAGGAAGTGTCTTTGGAGGATTACGAAGGAAGCGAGAAGTATTGTCCAGACACAGCCTATG GCCTGGATTTTCTGGTCCCCGTCGCAGGTTACCTCTGCAGGCTGTGTCACAAATTCTACCATAGCGACTCTGCTGCCCGGCTCGCACACTGCAAGTCCCTGATGCATTTTGAGAACTTTCAG AGATACAAGGCAGCAAGGCATCGCGCTGTGGCTGCCTGCCCCGAGGCTCCTTTGCATTCCCAGGGCTCCAGCTCCCAATTGCTGGATGATCCGAAACaacctcctgctgcagcagcagataCCAGGAAGAAGATGAATGATAATTATGGGATAGGCAAGGAGGGCGCAGAGCTGTCAGCCCTGCAAGAACAAGCTTTGAGGGCTGCGGAGGGTAAGGGTGAGCTGGCCGCCTCTGTAGCAGGGGGCAAAAGCCTCGCCGGTGTGACTGATGATGTAGCCGGCATCATGGTtgtagaagaagaaaatctacAGGAAGAGAGCAAGTCCACTGCCATTAGTGCCAACTGGCCGCTCGCCGAGGAGAACCGCGCCGTAGGGGGGTTGTTGGGACACGCTGTgtctgaggaggaggaagccagGCAGAGGGAAGGCGCAGACGACTGCCACGATCCAGAGGACGGAGGGGGTTTGGGACAGAATGAGGCGGCAGACGCGGGCCAGGAGGCAGAGCCTTCCTCCCTGGCCAAAGGTGAGACGGGCAGTCTTACCTCTGCTGGGTGCAGACGCTCTACTAGGCGCAAACCCAGATAG
- the PTGES2 gene encoding prostaglandin E synthase 2, translating into MAAAGRAWRAAALLPAWRLRAPGRAYGAAAGGGGSGGGRLLLGAAFALGGGAGLYLAARHRLWEHSAAELPAGSLQLTLYQYKTCPFCSKVRAFLDYHGLPYEIVEVNPIMRKEIKFSSYRKVPILLANAGSPLQLNDSSVIISAIKTYLISKRNTLEEIVSFYPPMKTVTEQGKEVFEYGNKYWLMLDEKETKRIYPVNEVRVEEMKWRKWADDWLVHLISPNVYRTPREALASFDYIVREGKFGTVEGFFAKYLGAVAMFFISKRLKKRHHLRDDVREDLYEAVNEWVKAVGKHRLFMGGNQPNLADLAVYGVLRVMEGLEAFDDMMVHTKIQPWYQRMEEVIQRGEAAV; encoded by the exons ATGGCGGCCGCCGGTCGGGCCTGGCGGGCCGCCGCGCTGCTGCCGGCATGGCGGCTGCGGGCTCCGGGCCGAGCCTACGGCGCCGCGGCAGGagggggcggcagcggcgggggcCGCCTGCTGCTGGGCGCTGCCTTCGCGCTGGGCGGTGGCGCCGGCCTCTACCTGGCGGCGCGGCACCGCCTGTGGGAGCACTCGGCCGCTGAG ctgcctgcagggagCCTGCAGCTCACTCTCTACCAGTATAAAACGTGTCCTTTCTGCAGCAAAGTCCGAGCTTTTCTTGATTATCATGGACTGCCATATGAAATTGTGGAAGTGAACCCGATCATGaggaaagaaatcaaattttCTTCCTACAGAAAGGTGCCTATCCTGCTGGCCAATGCTGGAAGCCCTCTG caatTGAATGACTCTTCGGTGATCATCAGTGCAATAAAGACTTACCTCATTTCCAA GAGGAATACCTTGGAAGAGATCGTGTCCTTTTATCCTCCTATGAAAACTGTGACTGAGCAGGGCAAGGAGGTATTTGAGTATGGGAATAAATACTGGCTCATGCTGGATGAGAAGGAGACAAAGCGGATCTATCCTGTCAATGAAGTGAGAGT GGAAGAAATGAAGTGGAGAAAATGGGCAGATGATTGGCTTGTTCACCTCATCTCCCCCAACGTGTACCGTACCCCCAGAGAAGCCTTGGCATCTTTTGATTACATCGTCCGTGAGGGGAAATTTGGCACCGTGGAAGGTTTCTTCGCCAAGTACCTGGGGGCTGTTGCCATGTTCTTCATTAGCAAGAGGCTGAAGAAAAG ACATCACCTTCGTGATGATGTCCGAGAAGATTTGTATGAAGCAGTCAATGAGTGGGTAAAAGCTGTTGGAAAGCATCGACTGTTCATGGGAGGAAACCAGCCGAACCTTGCTGACTTG GCCGTGTACGGGGTACTCCGGGTCATGGAAGGGCTGGAAGCCTTTGACGACATGATGGTTCACACCAAGATTCAGCCGTGGTACCAGCGCATGGAAGAAGTCATTCAAAGAGGTGAAGCTGCGGTCTGA
- the ODF2 gene encoding outer dense fiber protein 2 isoform X2 translates to MKGDTVNVCRSVRAKTKAPWVPPGKTSVHESTCKWEGPTHRLEITPPDSEKLLSVLRLSDLSTDEEDAVCGKMNEYERKINSLMNTVGTLKNEVKLQKREDQQQMAKRLLEEQKEELNEVSQELAETEHENIVLRRNIERIKEEKELTMLQKKYLLEEKECLMTKLSEAERDGAAAGRQILALKNTIERLNKEKHMSSSDINALIRQKELLLQKLSTFEESNQTLRDLLREQQNREKEAQKVLERQRTLLKMLDDSDAEKAELQFRLQEKVKQVDNLTAEIQSEKDQARTASELSKSMEAVRGHLQAQLRNKEAENNRLTIRIQNLERSEAQHKAEVDSIMEQLKDLRQKGDRDKEALKKAVRAQKERAEQSEEYAEQLSAQLAEKDNYVAEALSTMESWRGRYNKVVKDKGDLEMELVTLNSRVEDLQQQQTVLEEKMREDRDALMDKLNQQATETAAFKMENEKLKANVGPVEEKLTQAQNEVEELKNSVKNYEGLIETYKSQLLKNRMETDELMAKLEQCDKENKTLREEMNKGVDQARKQYENQLTELEKLPDILKITETQLAQCQDQLQSYEKKNMELSVMIADLRQRIELQGDKMEMTRERYQSAQEEKKQLTLKVEELERKLETTNAQNIEFLQVIAKREESIHQYQLRLEEKSRECSSLARQLEMAIEDAKRQVEQARERATSRERAAQSKMLDLETQLSRNKTELNQLRRSKDDAERRYESRLQDLKDRLEQSESTNRSMQNYVQFLKSSYANVFGESAFLGSPSRSRASP, encoded by the exons atgaaaggagatACCGTGAATGTGTGCCGATCTGTCCGGGCGAAAACTAAGGCCCCATGGGTGCCCCCAGGCAAAACATCTGTCCATGAGTCCACCTGCAAGTGGGAG GGACCAACTCACCGCCTAGAAATTACACCTCCAGACTCAGAAAAATTGCTGTCAGTATTGCGCCTGAGTGACCTCTCTACAGATGAGGAGGACGCTGTTTGTGGCAAAATGAATGAATacgaaaggaaaataaacagcctGATGAACACGGTGGGAACACTGAAGAATGAG GTCAAGCTGCAAAAAAGGGAGGACCAGCAGCAAATGGCAAAGCGTCTCCTTGAGGAGCAGAAAGAAGAACTGAATGAGGTCTCGCAAGAGCTGGCAGAAACAGAACACGAGAATATAGTGCTCAGGCGCAATATCGAGCGtataaaggaagagaaagaactgACTAT GCTACAGAAGAAATACTTGCTGGAAGAGAAGGAGTGTTTGATGACCAAGCTGAGCGAGGCAGAGAGAGATGGAGCAGCCGCAGGCAGGCAGatccttgccttgaaaaatacAATCGAGAGACTCAACAAG gaGAAACACATGAGCAGTTCAGACATTAACGCACTGATAAGACAAAAAGAGCTTTTGCTCCAGAAATTGAGCACCTTCGAAGAAAGCAACCAGACACTACGAGACCTTCTCAGAGAGCAGCAGAACCGGGAG AAGGAAGCTCAGAAGGTTCTGGAGCGTCAGAGAACGCTGCTCAAAATGCTGGATGACTCAGATGCAGAGAAAGCG gaACTTCAGTTTAGGCTACAGGAGAAAGTAAAACAAGTGGATAATCTCACCGCTGAGATACAATCAGAAAAG GACCAGGCAAGGACGGCATCTGAACTCTCCAAATCTATGGAGGCTGTGAGAGGCCATTTACAAGCGCAGCTGCGAAATAAGGAAGCGGAGAACAACCGGCTGACCATCCGGATACAG AACCTGGAGCGCAGTGAAGCTCAGCATAAGGCGGAGGTGGACTCTATCATGGAACAACTGAAAGACCTCAGGCAGAAGGGAGACCGTGATAAAGAGGCCCTGAAAAAAGCCGTCCGTGCCCAAAAAGAGCGGGCAGAGCAGAGTGAAGAGTATGCAGAGCAATTGTCTGCCCAGCTAGCAGAGAAG GACAATTACGTTGCTGAGGCGCTGTCAACGATGGAGTCCTGGAGGGGCCGCTACAACAAAGTAGTAAAGGACAAGGGTGACCTCGAAATGGAACTCGTGACGCTGAACAG CCGTGTTGAAGACCTGCAGCAACAGCAAACGGTCCTGGAGGAGAAGATGAGGGAGGACAGAGATGCTTTGATGGACAAATTGAACCAACAGGCTACGGAGACAGCTGCCTTCAAAATGGAGAATGAAAAGCTAAAG gctAATGTGGGCCCAGTAGAAGAAAAGCTGACCCAAGCGCAGAATGAAGTGGAGGAGCTCAAGAACTCTGTCAAGAACTATGAAGGGTTGATCGAAACCTACAAGTCACAG CTGTTGAAGAACCGAATGGAAACAGATGAATTGATGGCGAAGCTGGAGCAGTGTGATAAAGAGAACAAGACCCTGAGGGAGGAAATGAACAAGGGGGTTGATCAG GCGCGTAAGCAGTATGAGAACCAGCTTACTGAGCTGGAGAAGCTTCCTGACATCCTTAAGATCACAGAGACACAGCTGGCACAATGTCAGGACCAGCTTCAGAGTTACGAGAAGAAGAACATGGAGCTGTCTGTCATGATCGCAGACCTTCGTCAGCGG ATTGAGCTCCAGGGAGACAAAATGGAGATGACAAGAGAGAGGTATCAGTCTGcccaggaggagaaaaagcagcTCACCTTGAAGGTGGAGGAGCTAGAAAG AAAACTAGAGACAACGAATGCCCAGAACATAGAATTCCTTCAGGTCATAGCAAAACGTGAGGAGTCGATCCACCAGTATCAGTTGCGGTTagaggagaagagccgagaatGCAGCTCCTTGGCACGTCAGCTGGAAATGGCCATCGAGGATGCCAAAAGACAA GTGGAACAAGCTCGAGAACGAGCAACGTCTAGAGAGAGAGCAGCCCAGTCCAAGATGTTGGACTTGGAGACGCAGCTGAGTAGGAATAAAACCGAGCTGAACCAGTTGCGTCGGAGCAAAGACGAT GCAGAGCGCCGATACGAAAGCCGCTTACAGGATTTAAAGGATCGCTTGGAGCAGTCGGAGAGCACCAACCGCAGCATGCAGAACTACGTCCAGTTCCTCAAGTCTTCCTACGCCAACGTTTTTGGAGAAAGTGCCTTCCTGGGCTCCCCCAGCCGCTCTCGTGCTTCTCCATGA